One Sphingomonas kaistensis genomic window, AGCAAGGTTTCGCCGAAGCCCGACAGTTGCGGCGGCGTCCGCACGTCGCCCTGGATCTTGGTCTTGTTGAGATTGAGCGCGAGCGATCCGGTCAGCTTTCCGGCGCCCAAGTTGTGGACGCTGGTCGCCACCACATCGAGGCCCCGGGTCCGGGTGTCGATCGCGTTGGTGAAGAATTGCGCTTCGGTGACGTTGGTCCCGGCAAAGAATTGCGCCAGCGCCGGAATGGTGTTGCTGAAGCGGCCGGAGATGACGATCCGGTCCTTTATGTCGATCTGATAAGCGTCGGCGGTGACGTTAAGCGCGCGGCCCAGCGTCAGGGTGGCGCCGACCGAATAGCTCCACGAGGTTTCCGGCTTCAGGGACGGCACGCCAAGGCGGCGGGCAATCTCGCTGTCGTTGCGCACGGTAGTGACTTCGCGTTGCTGGTTGACGCCGTTCACGGTGATGAACTGGGTCGAGACCGAGCTGAAGAAGCGCTGGTGCAGCGACGGCGCCCGGAAGCCGCGGTTGACGCCGCCGCGCAGGGCGATGGCGTCGGTCAGCTTGTAGCGCCCGACCAATTTGCCCGACAGATTGCCGCCGAAATCGCTGTAGTTTTCATAGCGCGCGGCGGTGCTGACCAGCAGCCGCTCGGTAATGTCGGATTCAAGGTCGAGATAGACGCCGACCGCGCGGCGCGTTTCGTTGACCTCGTTATCGGGGCGAAAGCCGCCGAACACCTGCACGCCCGACGCCTTGATCTGCGCCGCGGGCGTGCCCGGCGGATTGTAGTCGAGGTAGGATTCGGGCTGGCCCGCGCCGATGCCGTAGCGATCGAAGCGCAGCTCGACACCGCCGGCGACGTTGAAGGTGCGGGTCCCGAACAGGCCGTCGAAGGTCTTCGATACGTCGAGGTTGTTGGTGAACTGCTGGAAGGTCAGCTTGCCGGCGTAGAAATGCGTCGGTGTCGCGTTGCCGAGCGAGGCGTTGATCGAATTGTCGACGTCGAACTTGATCTGGTTGCCGCCGAACTTGCTGCTGATGTCGATCACCAGGTCGTTGCGGCCGCCCCGGCGGATGCCGACCGCGGCGGTGTAATCGTCGATCCCGGTTTCGATGAAGGGCAGATAGCCGTCGGGAAACAGGGTGAGATTGCTGGTCCGCGGATTGTTCGGATAGCGATAGAAGCCCGCGGCGCGCCCGTCGCGGTGGGTCCAGCCGCCGAACGCGTAGGCATCCCAGCCGCCGACCGGGAGGCCGGCATTGAGAAAGCCCGAATAGGTCTTGGCGGCCGAATTGCCGACGATCATGCCCTTGCGGTCGAAATTGCGCTGCTGGACCAGCGCATCGTCCTGCTGCTGGCGGGCGATTTCGGCGGCGGTCAGCGGGACCGAAAAGGAAAAACCGGGAAAGCGCGTCGCCGGCAGCGGCGCCAAGTAGACCGTATTGTTGTAGACGCCCGAGCGGTCGGTGTAGCCCCGATCGATGAACAGCGCGGTGGCGTTGAGGAAGCCGCTGTCGCCAAGGCCGAACCCGGCGTTGACGCTCGATTGCAGCAGTTCGCCGTCGCCCTGCTTGGTGATCCCGGCCTGGTTGCGCCATTCGATGCCATGATCGCGGCGCTTGAGGCCGATGTTGATGACCCCGGCGATCGCGTCCGAGCCATATTGCGCCGCCGCGCCGTCGCGCAGCACTTCGATCCGCTCGATCGCCGCGGCGGGAATGGCGTTCATGTCATAGCCGACCGACCCGCGGCCGACGGTCGAATTGACGTTCACCAGCGCGGTGGTGTGCTGGCGCTTTCCGTTCAAAAGCAGAAGGGTCTGGTCGGGCCCGAGGCCGCGCAAGGTCGCGGGATCGATATGGTCGGTGCCGTTGGCGATGGTCTGTTTGGCCGAATTGAACGACGGCGCGACGAAATTCACCATCTGCGCGACTTCGACCTGGCCGGTTTCGGCAAGCTGCTCGCTGTTGACGACGTCCACCGGCGCCGCGGTATCGACGTTGCTGCGCGCCTGCTGCGAGCGCGACCCCGTGACGACGATATCGGCGCCCTGCGTGGCGGATTGCTGCTCGGCGGCGGCGGGATCCTGCGGCGACGCCTCGACCGGGGGCTCGGCTGTGGGGGCCGGCTGGGTCTGGCCGTGCGCCACGGCCGGGACCAGCAGGGCAGCGCCAGCATAAAGGCGCAGGAATCGAGCACGTTGCCGCGAGTTCATGGATTGGGCTCCTCTCCCGTTCCGCCGCACGCGCAACAAGCGGCGGCCGTTGGCCAGGAGTTTCTGGCGGCCATCAGCGACGCGCAAGAAACATTGTAAATGGGCCTAAGCCTTTGGTTTCCTGTCGAATCGCTGGATTGGCCGCCGGAACGTCCTCAGAATTCGTCCGAAATTTCGGATAGCGTCGCCGCTCCAGTCCGATAGATCGGACCAATGGCGGTACCCGACCGATTCGCGTGGCGTTCGACCGCCATCCTAATCGTTGGCGCGGCGATCATCGTCGCGGTCTTCGCCATGACCTTTGGCGCAGCCTCCCGCCAATCGGCGCTCGGCCAGGCGCGTGAGCAGGCCTCGCGCCGGGCCGCGCTCGAGGCCGGCGCCCTTGTTGCCGACGTGGACAAGTTCCGCACCCTGCCCTTCGTGCTGGTCGAGCTTCCGGATGTCGCC contains:
- a CDS encoding TonB-dependent receptor; protein product: MNSRQRARFLRLYAGAALLVPAVAHGQTQPAPTAEPPVEASPQDPAAAEQQSATQGADIVVTGSRSQQARSNVDTAAPVDVVNSEQLAETGQVEVAQMVNFVAPSFNSAKQTIANGTDHIDPATLRGLGPDQTLLLLNGKRQHTTALVNVNSTVGRGSVGYDMNAIPAAAIERIEVLRDGAAAQYGSDAIAGVINIGLKRRDHGIEWRNQAGITKQGDGELLQSSVNAGFGLGDSGFLNATALFIDRGYTDRSGVYNNTVYLAPLPATRFPGFSFSVPLTAAEIARQQQDDALVQQRNFDRKGMIVGNSAAKTYSGFLNAGLPVGGWDAYAFGGWTHRDGRAAGFYRYPNNPRTSNLTLFPDGYLPFIETGIDDYTAAVGIRRGGRNDLVIDISSKFGGNQIKFDVDNSINASLGNATPTHFYAGKLTFQQFTNNLDVSKTFDGLFGTRTFNVAGGVELRFDRYGIGAGQPESYLDYNPPGTPAAQIKASGVQVFGGFRPDNEVNETRRAVGVYLDLESDITERLLVSTAARYENYSDFGGNLSGKLVGRYKLTDAIALRGGVNRGFRAPSLHQRFFSSVSTQFITVNGVNQQREVTTVRNDSEIARRLGVPSLKPETSWSYSVGATLTLGRALNVTADAYQIDIKDRIVISGRFSNTIPALAQFFAGTNVTEAQFFTNAIDTRTRGLDVVATSVHNLGAGKLTGSLALNLNKTKIQGDVRTPPQLSGFGETLLNREERGRIEVNQPRSKIIGTLVYERGAVTARVAATRFGPISTIAPQLPEQDQTFRAKIVTDASIAYRFSPAVELQVGANNIFDVYPDKVADPRLTNDGTVPYSRFATQFGFNGASYFAAVNFNF